The proteins below are encoded in one region of Paenibacillus albus:
- a CDS encoding FG-GAP repeat domain-containing protein: MLQFKKRQLSEEKYEACAVFDVNGDGIPDIVSGAYWYEGPDYTKKHFICDVMEISEYHDDFSDYPMDVDGDGRLDIITGAWWGETLRWRRNPGDASTAWETFDIDKCGSIETIRYCDIDGCGVPEIFPNTPGEPQAFYKLVRDADGNGTGEFKKFVISEGASGHGMGFVDVTGNGRMDIILSGGWLEQPDHPLSGELWTFHPEFSLGSASVPILGHDVNGDGLMDLIVGQAHDYGLHWYEQGRAEDGSRTWTKHEIDMSGSQFHDLWLVDLDQDGELELITGKRYRAHNDGDPGAHDPIGIYYYKLNGGQFKKHVIDFGPAGEASGAGIYFWVQDLTGNSYPDIVSPGKDGLYLFENMGKREG; encoded by the coding sequence TTGCTGCAATTTAAGAAGAGACAGCTGTCCGAGGAGAAGTACGAGGCTTGCGCTGTATTCGATGTCAATGGAGACGGCATTCCGGATATTGTGAGCGGCGCTTACTGGTATGAGGGGCCCGACTATACGAAGAAGCATTTTATATGCGATGTGATGGAAATTTCGGAGTATCATGACGACTTCTCCGACTACCCGATGGATGTTGACGGCGATGGCCGACTCGATATTATTACGGGCGCTTGGTGGGGCGAGACGCTCCGCTGGCGGCGCAATCCTGGCGATGCGTCTACCGCTTGGGAGACGTTCGACATCGACAAATGCGGCAGTATCGAGACCATTCGTTATTGCGATATCGACGGCTGCGGCGTACCTGAGATCTTTCCGAATACGCCGGGAGAGCCGCAAGCATTCTACAAGCTCGTTCGGGATGCGGACGGCAATGGCACAGGCGAGTTCAAGAAATTCGTCATTAGCGAAGGGGCTAGCGGACATGGCATGGGCTTCGTCGATGTAACCGGCAACGGACGCATGGACATTATTCTGAGCGGCGGATGGCTCGAGCAGCCAGATCATCCTTTGAGCGGCGAGCTGTGGACATTCCATCCGGAATTCTCGCTCGGCAGCGCAAGCGTACCTATCCTTGGCCATGATGTGAACGGCGATGGTCTGATGGATTTGATCGTCGGGCAAGCGCATGATTACGGGCTGCACTGGTACGAGCAAGGCCGAGCCGAGGACGGCTCGCGGACATGGACGAAGCATGAAATCGACATGAGCGGCTCCCAATTTCATGATCTGTGGCTCGTGGATCTCGACCAAGACGGTGAGCTCGAGCTCATCACGGGTAAGCGGTATCGTGCCCACAACGACGGCGATCCGGGGGCACATGACCCTATCGGCATCTACTACTACAAGCTGAATGGCGGTCAATTCAAGAAGCATGTCATTGATTTTGGTCCTGCAGGCGAAGCTTCAGGCGCGGGAATCTACTTCTGGGTACAGGACTTGACCGGCAACAGCTATCCTGACATTGTCTCGCCAGGTAAAGACGGTCTCTATCTATTCGAAAATATGGGCAAAAGAGAGGGGTAA
- a CDS encoding Gfo/Idh/MocA family protein, with protein sequence MSKLRIGFVGGGGMGQMAHLSNYAVLTDLCEVVALAEVRPESAKLVATRYGIPEVYSNHQELLANANVDAIVAPQQYRHHPALIPDILRAGIPVFTEKPLCLTVEAGRELVRISEETGTLHMVGYHKRSDPAMERAKKEVDAWRASGDYGKLRSIRVTMPPGDWVAGADKPLSANEPYPALTLEQGPSDYTEQQTRELDIFVNYYIHQVNAIRFFLGGENYKLTFGDREGVLLVGESDSGITVTLEMAPYSNSIEWHEQVLVSFEKGFVRVDLPAPLVRQQAGKVAIYKDNPDIAPPEIVQPIMPNVAAMRNQAINFIAAVKGERPAPCTSKEALEDLILARSYIDFMTRTYWQQPAKA encoded by the coding sequence ATGAGCAAATTACGTATTGGTTTTGTAGGCGGCGGCGGTATGGGGCAGATGGCTCACCTGAGCAACTATGCGGTGCTCACGGATTTATGCGAAGTTGTTGCACTTGCCGAGGTGCGGCCGGAATCCGCGAAGCTTGTGGCGACGAGGTACGGTATTCCTGAAGTATATAGCAACCATCAGGAGCTGCTTGCGAATGCAAATGTCGATGCGATTGTAGCACCGCAGCAGTATCGTCATCACCCTGCTCTGATTCCGGACATTCTGCGTGCGGGCATTCCCGTCTTCACGGAGAAGCCGCTTTGCTTAACGGTTGAAGCTGGGCGCGAGCTGGTCCGCATTAGCGAAGAGACCGGTACGCTGCACATGGTCGGCTACCATAAGCGCTCCGATCCAGCGATGGAACGCGCCAAGAAAGAAGTCGATGCTTGGCGGGCAAGCGGTGACTATGGCAAGCTGCGCAGCATCCGTGTTACGATGCCTCCAGGGGATTGGGTTGCCGGGGCGGATAAGCCGCTCAGCGCGAACGAGCCATACCCTGCTCTGACGTTGGAGCAAGGACCATCCGATTATACGGAGCAGCAAACGCGCGAGCTGGACATCTTCGTGAATTATTACATCCATCAAGTAAATGCAATTCGCTTCTTCCTCGGCGGCGAGAATTACAAGCTGACCTTCGGCGACCGCGAAGGCGTGCTGCTCGTTGGCGAGAGCGACAGCGGCATTACCGTAACGCTTGAGATGGCGCCGTACTCGAACTCGATCGAGTGGCATGAGCAAGTGCTCGTCTCCTTCGAAAAAGGCTTCGTCCGCGTCGATCTCCCTGCACCGCTCGTTCGTCAGCAAGCAGGCAAGGTAGCGATCTACAAGGATAATCCTGATATCGCACCACCGGAGATCGTGCAGCCCATCATGCCAAACGTAGCTGCAATGCGCAATCAGGCGATCAACTTCATCGCAGCGGTAAAAGGCGAGCGACCTGCGCCGTGTACGTCCAAGGAGGCGCTTGAGGATTTGATTCTCGCCCGCTCGTACATCGACTTCATGACGCGGACGTATTGGCAGCAGCCGGCGAAGGCTTAG
- the melA gene encoding alpha-galactosidase has product MRKIAIIGAGSIVFCKTLILDIMATKDLEDTEFVLMAPSTSKTTQVKAFADKVIAHNGLKSKVSITTDRREALRDANYVIASFQIGGVDLFEKDYKIPLSYGVDQCIGDTLGPGGVFRALRSIPVILDVARDMEELCPDATLLNYVNPMAMVCWALGETKIKYVGLCHGVQTTLDLISGYVGVPKHEIDYVSAGINHMGWFTKLTHKGQDLYPILREKFEEPEFYVNEKVRGEVFRHFGYFMTESTGHLSEYVPWFRSSQQALDLYCDEPSFGGESGAYYKWCTYVADKYREKDVLAGESAELPPRSVEYCAYIIEALETGRTFKFSGNLRNNGMISNLPEDCCAEGLVFADRGGLHRTINGDLPPQCAALNMTNINVQRLTVLAAKSGDPETVVQAIALDPLTSSVLTLKQIRDMVTEMLIAQQEYLPQFEGRLPRPTPTINIPANVQRAEVPIDPALAVYSRFGELAK; this is encoded by the coding sequence ATGCGAAAAATCGCGATTATCGGAGCAGGAAGCATCGTATTTTGCAAAACATTAATCCTCGACATTATGGCGACCAAGGACCTCGAAGACACGGAGTTTGTCCTGATGGCACCGTCGACGTCGAAGACGACGCAGGTGAAAGCTTTTGCCGATAAGGTGATTGCCCATAACGGGCTGAAGTCGAAGGTGTCCATCACGACAGACCGTCGTGAAGCGCTCCGCGATGCGAACTACGTTATCGCTTCCTTCCAGATCGGCGGCGTTGACTTGTTCGAGAAGGATTACAAGATTCCGCTTTCTTACGGCGTTGACCAATGTATCGGCGATACGCTCGGGCCTGGCGGCGTGTTCCGTGCGCTTCGCAGCATTCCAGTCATTCTGGATGTGGCTCGCGATATGGAAGAGCTTTGCCCGGACGCAACGCTGCTGAACTACGTCAATCCGATGGCGATGGTCTGCTGGGCGCTTGGCGAGACGAAGATCAAGTATGTGGGTCTGTGCCACGGCGTGCAGACGACGCTTGACCTCATCTCCGGCTATGTCGGCGTACCGAAGCATGAGATCGACTACGTCTCCGCGGGCATTAACCATATGGGCTGGTTCACGAAGCTGACGCATAAAGGGCAGGATCTCTACCCGATTCTGCGCGAGAAATTCGAGGAGCCGGAATTCTACGTCAATGAGAAGGTGCGCGGTGAAGTGTTCCGCCACTTCGGCTATTTCATGACGGAATCGACCGGACATCTGTCCGAATACGTGCCTTGGTTCCGAAGCAGCCAGCAGGCGCTTGACCTCTATTGCGACGAGCCGTCCTTCGGTGGCGAAAGCGGCGCGTACTACAAGTGGTGCACCTACGTGGCCGATAAGTATAGGGAGAAAGATGTGCTTGCAGGTGAATCCGCCGAGCTGCCGCCACGCAGCGTGGAATACTGCGCGTATATTATCGAAGCGCTGGAAACAGGCCGCACCTTCAAGTTCAGCGGCAACCTGCGCAACAACGGCATGATCTCCAACCTGCCGGAGGATTGCTGCGCAGAAGGGCTCGTCTTTGCAGATCGGGGCGGCCTGCACCGTACGATCAACGGCGACCTGCCGCCGCAGTGCGCGGCGCTTAATATGACGAACATCAACGTCCAGCGCCTAACTGTTCTTGCGGCGAAGTCGGGCGATCCAGAGACGGTCGTGCAAGCAATCGCGCTCGATCCGCTCACGTCCTCCGTGCTGACGCTGAAGCAAATCCGCGACATGGTCACAGAGATGCTGATTGCCCAGCAGGAGTACCTGCCGCAATTCGAGGGCAGACTGCCGCGTCCAACGCCGACGATCAACATCCCGGCGAACGTCCAGCGCGCCGAAGTACCGATCGATCCGGCTCTTGCTGTGTATTCGAGGTTCGGCGAGCTCGCGAAGTAA
- a CDS encoding YjfB family protein codes for MDIEALSISLSQSNLMQSVGIGVLKIAKESSEQQGQMLVQMMERSVTPNLGGNLDIRV; via the coding sequence GTGGACATAGAAGCGCTATCCATATCATTGAGCCAAAGCAACCTTATGCAAAGTGTCGGCATCGGCGTGCTTAAGATAGCAAAAGAATCGTCGGAACAGCAAGGCCAGATGTTGGTGCAAATGATGGAGCGCAGCGTGACGCCGAACCTAGGCGGCAATCTGGACATTCGCGTGTAA
- a CDS encoding aminoacyl-histidine dipeptidase: MSKEQAGKVYTGDCKVLQFFEQLSKIPRGSGNEKAISDYVARFAEERGCTAIQDERYNLIIKKPAAKGYEEAKTVIFQGHLDMVCEKNKSTQHDFTKDPIRFKLDGDMIYAQGTTLGADNGIGVAFSMALMDSAEMAHPALEILLTTEEETSMAGAENIDASKLSGQMMINFDSDREGVVFVSSAGGASVFHTVPIVWKSAEAADGRSAYAIAVEGLTGGHSGDDIIRERGNANKLLGRVLDDLRRHAAFDLVSIAGGMKVNAIPRESEATVRLTAEELAAAEARIAEFNRIYKDEFEAADPGVKVTIGAAESGAGAATRWLSEETKLLVIRLLALMPNGVLSMNKAIENLVRTSTNIGVISIKEDAVVFESLVRSSHRSQLDAVLQGMETLAEAVGVTFRHDHYFPGWPYRSDSKLREVFEAVYARKYDKPLQVKAIHAGLECGVLIEKMPHLDAISYGPNMYNFHTPEEHVSISSVERTWEFLQDVMRELK; the protein is encoded by the coding sequence ATGAGTAAGGAACAAGCAGGCAAAGTATACACGGGCGATTGCAAGGTGCTGCAATTCTTCGAGCAATTGTCGAAGATCCCGCGGGGATCGGGCAACGAGAAAGCAATCAGTGACTACGTAGCGAGGTTCGCGGAAGAGCGCGGCTGCACGGCGATACAGGATGAACGATATAATCTCATAATTAAGAAGCCGGCTGCGAAGGGGTACGAAGAGGCGAAGACGGTTATTTTTCAAGGACATCTGGACATGGTCTGCGAGAAAAATAAATCGACGCAGCATGATTTCACCAAGGATCCGATTCGCTTCAAGCTTGACGGGGATATGATCTACGCGCAGGGCACGACGCTTGGTGCCGATAATGGTATCGGCGTTGCGTTCTCCATGGCGCTGATGGACTCGGCGGAGATGGCGCATCCGGCGCTGGAGATTCTGCTGACGACGGAGGAAGAGACGAGCATGGCGGGAGCAGAGAATATTGATGCTTCCAAGCTGAGCGGACAAATGATGATCAACTTCGATTCCGACCGCGAAGGCGTTGTGTTCGTAAGCAGTGCAGGTGGAGCTTCGGTGTTCCATACGGTGCCGATTGTTTGGAAGAGCGCAGAGGCAGCGGATGGCCGATCGGCGTATGCCATTGCGGTGGAAGGTCTGACGGGCGGCCACTCCGGCGACGATATTATCCGCGAACGCGGGAATGCGAATAAGCTGCTCGGCCGTGTGCTGGATGATCTGCGGCGTCATGCCGCTTTTGACCTGGTGAGCATCGCAGGCGGCATGAAGGTGAACGCAATTCCTCGCGAGTCGGAGGCGACTGTGCGTCTGACGGCGGAAGAGCTTGCGGCTGCTGAAGCGCGCATTGCAGAGTTTAACCGGATTTATAAGGATGAGTTCGAAGCTGCGGACCCAGGCGTGAAAGTGACGATTGGGGCAGCCGAGAGTGGAGCTGGGGCTGCGACGCGCTGGCTGTCGGAAGAGACGAAGCTGCTCGTTATTCGCTTGCTGGCTCTTATGCCAAACGGCGTTCTCAGCATGAACAAGGCGATTGAGAATCTCGTTCGGACGTCGACGAATATCGGCGTGATCTCGATCAAAGAAGACGCGGTCGTGTTCGAGAGCCTTGTGCGCAGCTCGCATCGCTCGCAGCTGGATGCGGTATTGCAGGGAATGGAGACGCTCGCGGAAGCGGTTGGCGTGACGTTCCGGCACGATCATTATTTTCCGGGCTGGCCATACCGGTCGGATTCGAAGCTTCGCGAGGTGTTCGAAGCGGTGTACGCACGTAAGTACGATAAGCCGCTCCAGGTTAAGGCGATCCATGCGGGACTCGAATGCGGCGTCCTTATTGAGAAAATGCCGCATCTCGACGCCATTTCCTACGGCCCGAACATGTACAATTTCCACACGCCGGAGGAGCATGTCTCGATTTCGTCGGTGGAGCGGACATGGGAATTCCTGCAAGACGTTATGCGTGAATTGAAATAA
- a CDS encoding YiaA/YiaB family inner membrane protein, whose product MQTFNAGYRRRNTSAFTFLSWAGFVLAILAEYIGVFNLEEPFSVKGYYAIGGAFLIVSCLVLQKTIRDNEEDKLHSGPDAVDESVN is encoded by the coding sequence CTGCAAACCTTCAACGCGGGTTACCGCCGCAGAAATACGTCCGCTTTTACATTCCTCTCGTGGGCCGGCTTCGTACTCGCGATTCTGGCGGAATATATCGGCGTATTCAATCTTGAAGAGCCGTTCTCGGTAAAAGGCTATTACGCCATCGGCGGCGCGTTCCTGATTGTGTCCTGCCTCGTGCTGCAGAAGACTATTCGCGACAATGAGGAAGATAAGCTGCACAGCGGGCCGGATGCAGTGGACGAGAGCGTGAACTAG
- a CDS encoding adenylyl-sulfate kinase has protein sequence MQKNGKLILVEGLCGTGKSTLAERLHRYLQQQGISSHFYDEGAKGHPVSLNWHAFFREEEYAELLERYPSVAEEIRSRAISGDHNYLIPYRDVTAFNEPESEALRAELKARELCWTDSPVATLSEFTHAIERHWSRFAERVSATDDVCVLEAVFLQHQIHDLLKHYQADDVQIEQHIRRIADKIAALDPVLIYLAQPSVREQQTWISSVRSKPHYATEDNISFMEKRKQIELQLLERMPLPAFTINNVNRDWDEVFRRMVEVIAPRLISNA, from the coding sequence ATGCAAAAGAATGGCAAGTTGATCTTGGTCGAAGGCTTGTGCGGTACGGGGAAGTCAACGTTAGCGGAACGACTGCATCGCTATTTGCAGCAGCAAGGCATCTCTTCACACTTTTATGATGAAGGTGCCAAGGGGCATCCCGTGAGCTTGAACTGGCATGCTTTCTTCCGGGAGGAGGAGTATGCAGAGCTTCTGGAGCGCTATCCAAGTGTGGCTGAAGAGATTCGCTCGCGGGCGATTAGTGGTGACCATAACTATTTGATTCCTTATCGAGATGTAACGGCGTTTAACGAGCCGGAGTCGGAAGCGCTCCGTGCCGAGCTAAAGGCTCGCGAGCTCTGCTGGACGGATTCACCTGTAGCAACGTTGTCGGAGTTTACTCACGCAATCGAGCGGCATTGGTCGCGATTCGCCGAGCGAGTCAGCGCCACGGACGATGTCTGCGTGCTGGAAGCAGTGTTCCTTCAGCATCAGATTCATGATCTGCTGAAGCATTATCAAGCTGACGACGTGCAAATCGAGCAGCACATCCGAAGAATCGCCGATAAGATTGCCGCATTGGACCCGGTGCTGATTTATTTGGCTCAGCCGAGCGTGCGGGAGCAGCAGACTTGGATTTCCTCCGTTCGTTCAAAGCCCCATTATGCAACGGAGGATAATATTAGCTTCATGGAGAAGCGCAAGCAGATCGAATTGCAGCTGCTTGAACGAATGCCTTTGCCGGCCTTTACGATTAATAATGTTAATCGGGACTGGGACGAGGTTTTTAGGAGAATGGTTGAGGTGATTGCTCCACGCCTCATATCCAACGCATAA
- a CDS encoding DUF5071 domain-containing protein, with amino-acid sequence MFLIEELIPKDKFDVGTLAKLKAVDPTQTNLQPILSELFEWIQDINWPIAKELCIILASFKPEDIIPYIQMVLKSGDEGWQYSCIRYLIPKLPSEVRGIIALDLRRVIDNPTYNETWCEIDIAAREIYETYFEKLE; translated from the coding sequence ATGTTCCTAATTGAAGAATTGATTCCAAAAGATAAATTTGATGTCGGAACGTTAGCGAAATTAAAGGCTGTTGATCCAACTCAAACGAACCTTCAACCGATCCTTAGTGAATTGTTTGAGTGGATTCAAGATATCAATTGGCCGATTGCGAAAGAACTATGCATAATACTCGCAAGTTTCAAACCGGAAGATATCATTCCATATATTCAGATGGTACTAAAAAGTGGTGATGAAGGATGGCAGTATTCATGTATACGATATCTTATCCCTAAATTACCTAGTGAAGTTAGAGGGATAATCGCGCTCGATTTACGAAGAGTTATAGACAACCCTACTTACAATGAAACCTGGTGTGAAATTGATATTGCTGCTAGAGAGATATACGAAACTTATTTCGAGAAGCTAGAATAA
- a CDS encoding type 2 periplasmic-binding domain-containing protein, with amino-acid sequence MRKTRLKSSLSLTLAIPMIALSVTACGGNNNDSGTNANSGAANTTNSTNANAGKNDSSAPKEATLSFLSAWNGGGAGFPQDQENNPVAKAVKEKTGVSLKLESITTSEVEKLNTIFASDTVPDIVNAPYWSTTGGEGQVIKKAAMEGQLLDLTPYLDKYPNVKKLMTQGVAKDFAEFDLNSPDLEGKQYVIPMQTPDGTPESIHNWNYGLYARGDILKALNVNAADIDTEEKLADLLTKIKAGNFKDISGKPVIPSGTMHNGWDYSQFLSGWSDYNISDFREEDGKLIHWTQSKDQEARLLYMRKLITNGLFDPEAFSNTDTTANEKLATGKLAVFGAQSMIGELQKTLYKSNPDMQYELLGPMKNKSGNIVTQVEKPGRSGFPVIFLSAKIKDPDAALRLIDYLNSDEGRLLAYWGIEGKDYTMTDGKPTWVADVKKQFDDNPDVKRDEGLNYLSGSFMGAFSSEVTWPIPDDQKTQWEKLEASYSKRLPIQIIDKVSATYLERDWPKYQDFRDKTASLNFDEEFRKACYAKSDAEALKILHGIQDKFKSAGVDDMAAYVSEKAAARDDIGW; translated from the coding sequence ATGCGTAAGACCAGATTAAAAAGTTCTCTTAGCTTGACGCTTGCCATCCCGATGATTGCGTTGTCCGTAACGGCATGTGGTGGAAACAACAATGATTCGGGTACGAATGCGAACTCGGGAGCTGCTAACACTACGAACTCCACGAACGCAAACGCGGGGAAAAACGATTCATCGGCACCGAAAGAGGCTACATTAAGCTTCCTCAGCGCTTGGAACGGCGGTGGAGCGGGCTTTCCACAGGATCAGGAAAACAATCCCGTGGCTAAAGCGGTTAAAGAGAAAACCGGCGTATCGTTAAAACTGGAATCAATCACAACAAGCGAAGTTGAAAAACTGAACACGATCTTCGCTTCGGATACGGTTCCGGATATCGTAAACGCGCCGTACTGGTCAACGACAGGCGGAGAAGGACAAGTCATCAAGAAAGCGGCTATGGAAGGCCAGCTTCTCGATTTAACCCCTTATCTGGATAAATATCCGAACGTGAAGAAACTGATGACGCAAGGCGTAGCGAAGGATTTTGCAGAGTTCGACCTGAACAGCCCTGACCTTGAAGGCAAGCAATATGTCATTCCGATGCAGACGCCGGATGGCACGCCGGAGAGTATTCATAACTGGAACTATGGCCTCTATGCACGTGGTGATATCTTGAAAGCGTTGAACGTGAATGCTGCCGATATCGACACGGAAGAGAAGCTTGCAGATCTGCTAACCAAAATCAAAGCCGGCAATTTCAAAGATATTAGCGGCAAGCCGGTCATTCCTTCCGGTACGATGCACAATGGTTGGGACTATAGCCAATTCCTATCCGGCTGGTCCGATTACAACATCTCTGACTTCCGTGAGGAAGATGGCAAGCTGATCCACTGGACACAATCCAAAGATCAAGAAGCTCGCCTATTGTATATGAGAAAGCTGATCACAAACGGTCTCTTTGATCCAGAAGCATTCAGTAACACGGATACAACTGCGAATGAGAAGCTCGCTACAGGTAAGCTAGCTGTATTCGGCGCTCAAAGCATGATCGGCGAATTGCAAAAAACGCTTTATAAATCCAATCCAGACATGCAATACGAGCTGCTTGGACCAATGAAGAATAAGAGCGGCAACATTGTAACGCAAGTTGAGAAGCCAGGTCGTTCCGGCTTCCCGGTTATCTTCCTGAGCGCGAAGATCAAAGATCCAGATGCAGCACTGCGTCTTATCGACTACTTGAACAGTGACGAAGGCCGCCTGCTTGCTTACTGGGGCATCGAAGGCAAAGATTACACGATGACAGATGGCAAGCCTACGTGGGTTGCAGACGTGAAGAAGCAATTCGACGATAACCCGGATGTGAAGCGTGACGAAGGTCTTAACTATCTCTCCGGCAGCTTCATGGGCGCATTCTCCTCTGAAGTTACATGGCCGATTCCGGATGATCAGAAGACGCAATGGGAGAAGCTTGAAGCAAGCTACTCGAAGAGATTGCCGATCCAAATCATCGATAAAGTCAGCGCAACTTACTTGGAAAGAGATTGGCCGAAATACCAAGATTTCCGTGATAAAACAGCTAGCTTGAACTTTGACGAAGAATTCCGCAAAGCTTGCTACGCGAAATCCGACGCCGAAGCGCTGAAGATTCTGCACGGCATTCAAGACAAGTTTAAATCCGCTGGCGTAGATGACATGGCTGCTTATGTTAGCGAAAAAGCTGCAGCACGTGACGATATCGGCTGGTAA
- a CDS encoding carbohydrate ABC transporter permease has product MGVRKLSAADRMYTSVNYLLLLIFCLTALYPFIYFLALSFNDGYDAMKGGIYFFPRVSTLENYSKAFHNPHILKSFWISISRTVVVTVGSTLLTALLAYGLSRKGLPGRKYIVFFFFFTTLFSGGLIPTFILYRELHILNTYWVLVLPSLYSFFNAIIMKTFFDGIPLGLSESARIDGASELSVFWRIILPLSMPVMATIALFVGVGVWNDWFTGQFFIQNENLQPAATFLNKMISEASFQSMTGSSSGSAIQNMNQNQMTLRGVTPEALRMTFVIIITAPIICVYPFLQKYFVKGVLVGSLKE; this is encoded by the coding sequence ATGGGTGTGAGAAAACTATCGGCTGCCGATAGAATGTATACCTCAGTGAACTATTTGCTGCTGCTCATATTCTGCCTGACGGCACTTTATCCCTTTATCTATTTCCTAGCGCTATCATTCAATGACGGCTATGACGCCATGAAGGGCGGCATCTACTTCTTCCCGAGGGTCAGTACGCTTGAGAACTACTCCAAGGCATTCCATAACCCTCACATTTTGAAATCATTTTGGATTTCCATTTCCCGAACGGTTGTCGTTACTGTAGGTTCAACGCTGCTGACGGCCTTGCTGGCATATGGGCTTTCTCGTAAAGGCTTGCCGGGCAGAAAATATATCGTCTTCTTCTTCTTCTTTACTACACTGTTCAGCGGTGGACTTATCCCGACATTCATTCTCTACCGGGAGCTGCACATTCTGAATACATATTGGGTGCTTGTCCTGCCGTCTCTGTATAGCTTTTTCAATGCGATTATCATGAAGACTTTCTTCGATGGAATCCCATTAGGCTTATCAGAATCGGCACGAATCGACGGCGCAAGCGAGTTAAGCGTATTTTGGAGAATTATTCTCCCGCTTTCGATGCCGGTTATGGCTACCATCGCATTGTTTGTCGGGGTAGGCGTCTGGAATGACTGGTTTACAGGTCAGTTCTTCATCCAGAACGAGAATCTTCAGCCTGCTGCCACGTTCTTGAACAAAATGATTAGTGAAGCTTCCTTCCAGTCCATGACGGGCTCAAGCAGCGGCTCCGCTATTCAAAACATGAACCAAAACCAGATGACGCTGCGAGGTGTAACACCGGAGGCGCTCAGAATGACCTTCGTTATCATTATTACGGCACCGATCATCTGCGTGTATCCGTTCCTTCAGAAGTATTTTGTTAAAGGCGTACTGGTTGGTTCGCTTAAGGAGTAG
- a CDS encoding ABC transporter permease: protein MIAKEARVEVMPDVLPLKKNKTWAKVWSFRAIYLFMLPAFIWYVVFCYYPMYGILIAFKDFKYNLGILHSPWEGLRFFKQFLSDSSFYSVLYNTLSISFLKLLLGFPAPLILALMLNGVMHNKLKRIFQTISYLPHFVSWVVVVTLMQKILSPNVGLVNDIRDHMGLKPIFFMGMPSLFYPLVVISDIWKGVGWGSIIYLAALTNIDPHLYEAAEMDGAGRWSKLFKITLPCLTPTIGILLIFSLSGVLNAGFDQIWLMQTPATLSVSEILDTYVLKTGIQQGQFAYSTAIGLFKSVISLILIVAVNKVSKKVSDVSLW, encoded by the coding sequence ATGATTGCAAAAGAAGCAAGAGTTGAAGTCATGCCCGATGTATTGCCGTTAAAGAAGAACAAGACATGGGCCAAAGTATGGAGTTTCAGGGCTATCTACTTATTTATGCTCCCTGCTTTTATCTGGTATGTCGTTTTTTGTTACTACCCGATGTACGGTATTTTGATTGCGTTCAAAGATTTCAAATACAACCTGGGGATACTGCACAGTCCGTGGGAAGGCCTGCGGTTCTTCAAACAGTTTCTGAGTGATTCCAGCTTTTATTCGGTGCTCTACAATACGCTGTCCATTAGCTTCCTGAAGCTGCTGCTTGGATTCCCGGCGCCTCTCATCCTTGCTCTTATGCTGAACGGCGTCATGCATAACAAGCTGAAAAGGATTTTCCAAACGATTTCCTATCTGCCACACTTTGTATCGTGGGTCGTTGTTGTGACGCTGATGCAAAAAATTCTTTCTCCTAACGTGGGACTTGTCAATGACATCAGGGATCATATGGGGCTTAAGCCGATCTTCTTTATGGGCATGCCATCGTTATTCTATCCGCTGGTCGTCATTTCGGATATTTGGAAGGGCGTAGGTTGGGGCTCGATTATCTATTTGGCTGCTTTGACCAATATCGATCCTCATTTGTATGAAGCTGCGGAAATGGACGGGGCGGGACGGTGGAGCAAGCTGTTTAAGATTACGCTGCCATGCCTGACGCCTACGATTGGCATCCTGCTGATCTTCTCGCTTAGTGGTGTTCTGAACGCTGGCTTCGACCAAATCTGGCTGATGCAAACGCCTGCTACACTCAGCGTCTCAGAAATCCTCGACACGTATGTCTTGAAAACAGGTATTCAGCAGGGACAATTCGCTTATTCGACGGCCATTGGATTGTTCAAGTCCGTGATCTCTCTGATTCTCATTGTGGCTGTTAATAAAGTATCCAAAAAAGTGAGCGACGTATCGCTATGGTAA